CGCTCGTTACCTGACTTAACAGGACACCTCACGGCACGAGCTGGCGACGGCCATGCACCTCCTCTCAGCTCGTCTGGTAAAGTCTTCGACCTGACCTTCACACTGCTGTCGCCCCCGGTAAGGTTCCCGGCGTTGACTCCAATTGAACCGCAGGCTTCACCCCTTGTGGTGCTCCCCCGCCAATTCCTTTAAGTTTCAGTCTTGCGACCGTACTCCCCAGGCGGCAGGCTTAACGGCTTCCCTGCGGCACTGGGTTGGGACAAACCCAACCCATCACCGAGCCTGCATCGTTTACAGCTGGGACTACCCGGGTATCTAATCCGGTTTGCTCCCCCAGCTTTCATCCCTCACCGTCGAGCGCGTTCTGGCGAGACGCCTTCGCCACTGGTGGTCCTCCATGGATCAGAGGATTTTACCCCTACCCAAGGAATACCCCTCGCCTCTCCCGCCTCCTAGTCTTGCAGTATCTCCCGCAGCCCAACTGTTGAGCAGGTGGATTTAACGGAAGACTTGCAGAACCGGCTACGGATGCTTTAGGCCCAATAATCATCCCGACCACTCGAGGTGCTGGTATTACCGCGGCGGCTGACACCAGACTTGCCCACCCCTTATTCACCAGCCTATTTAGAGCTGGCAAAAGATTCCTTTAGCAGGAAACACTCGGATTAACCTCGTCAAGCTTTCGCCTATTGCGAAGGTTTCGCGCCTGCTGCGTCCCATAGGACCTGGGCCCTTGCCTCAGTGCCCATCTCCGGGCTCCTCCTCTCAGAGCCCGTACCGGTTACAGGTTTGGTGGGCCATTACCCCGCCAACAGCCTGATCGGCCGCAGTCCCATCCTAGGGCCTTGTAGGTTTGAGCCATTGCCCATTCCAGCAGCGATGGTCTATCGCGGTTTAGCCACAGTTTCCCGTGGTTATCCACGTCCCTAGGGCAGGTTGACTACGTGTTACTGAGCCGTGCGCCACCCTTGCGAGTTGACTCGCATGGCTTAGTCTCAATCCGATAGCAGTCGGGTCCGGCAGGATCAACCGGAGTCTTATTGGAAAGAGAGTACGGCCGGGTTTAGTGTGAACATGCGACCCACGTCAGATTCAATTACTCATTGAATCCCCATCTTGTTAGCGCAACTGGAGGTCTGTAACGCATCGAATGGATACCATATCCATTACTAATTACAGACGCCGCCAAACTGCTACGCTAAAACAAATTAGTTTCTCTCAATGAATATAAACCTTCTGAATTACCTTATTACAGTAAGCAGCAGCAACAGAACTGGCACTGCTATAGTTACAATAAGCGTAGTTACAATCAGCCATAGCGCCGTATGTCTGTGCTTATGCTCACCGTGCTCATGTTCTCCATGTGCCATTAGCTTGGTATTGAAAATACGACATATATGAATTTTTTACCTAAAAATTCGTTTTGAACTGAATTATACCAGTCTGACTAGAGTTACATATGTTTGTAGAAGTAAAGAAAAAAGTTTATGATAGCGTTGCAGTGCCGCCTCCTTGAATTACCATCACTAACTTCAAGCTTACAGCATTGCTACCGTTTTGCGTGCTGAAAGTGGTCACAACTGTCTGCCCAGCATCTACGGCCAAAGGCGAGTCAATGGCTAATGTGTTTTCCCAGAAGTCATAAAGTCCTTTAACATCAATAGGAGTTACGCAGTTGACCGAATAGTGAGATTTTTTACTGAGATGACTATTTTCCCTGCCTCTCATGCTTTAAGATCTATATGTATCATTTTATCTTCGATATGTATCATTTTATCTTGATCTATGAACCCACCAAAATGCGATGAGTCTGATTACATCAACTTCCTTATAGCTGCACAGAAGACATTCACTTGCACAGAAGTATCGAGGGGACATAGGCTTGATGCGGACAAAATGCCTGCTCATCATGATGCATTCACGCGCCTGCTTGGTAGATCCTTTCGTCCAGATGCACTATGGAATGAAGCGAAACAGTTCATCAATATCTATGATGGCGTGCTTGTAGTTGATGATGATACTACACTTGACAAGCCATACTCAGAGAAGATAGAGCTTGTTACATATCACTGGAGTGGGAAGCATCATAAAGTTGTGAAGGGGATAAACCTTATCACATTACTATGGACAAATGGAGAGAGGCTGATACCATGCGACATTGTCTATGATAAACCGTTAGGGGAAGACGGGCCATTTGGAGGAAGGGGAAAGAACGAACACTTACTTCAGGCAGATGCTTATCAAGGCAGAGGAGAGAGGCTTCAACCCAAGGTATGTCTTGTTCGACAGCTGGTACTCTGGTCTGGATAACATCAAGCTCATCAGGAAGTTGGGATGTCACTGGTTCACCAGGATAAAGAGCAATCGTCTGGTAAATCCAGATAGTGGTAACGTTCCAGTAAGCAGCATAGACATACCTGCAGAAGGAAGTGTTGTTCATCTTAAAGGATACGGTTTCATCAGGGTATTCAAGACCGTCTCTAACAATGGGGACGTTGAATATGCTACTGATGACACAAGTATGAGCGAAGGTAAGTGCGAAGAACTTGCTGATCATGGATGGGGCATAGATGTCTATCATAGGGGTATAAAGCAGTGCTGTGGAATAGAAAGAGCTCAGGTAAGTGAGGCGGTGAAACAGATCAGCCACATCATGCTCTCCTTAAGGGCATTCCTGCAGTTGGAGATGCACAGGTTGAGGACAGGCATAAGCTGGTACGAGACAAAGATCTCTATAATTCGAGGAGCAATCCGTTCTTATCTTGCCAACCCTATTCTGTCATTGAATCCAATTGCAAGTGCTTAACTCCTACAATGATTTAATTTCTTTTGCAAGTTCCCCCGAAGCATCAATTAATTTCCTGACATCTTCTTCGTCATGTTCTACCGATATAGCACCCATTTTATGGGGCAGGAAGAATATGTTATGTTTCGCCATGAGTGCCAAGTGATAAGCTTTCTGCAATTCCCTATTGCAGTTTGCAGCATCGGAAGCGTTCTTAACATCTGAAACCTTCTCGTTTAAGAAATGTGTTAGGAATAGAGAGCCCATACCAGTAGTCTTCACTTCAACACTGTTTTCATTCATTACTTTATCAATGCCATCTCTGGCCATTCTCCCTAATCTAGACAACTTCTCGTAAATGCTGTCCTTATCAATAAGATGTAATAATGTTGCTAGGCCAGCTGCCATGCTCAACGGATTGGCAGAAAAGGTGCCACCGCCAATGCTGCATCTTTCCTTCTTATACCTTTTTGGATCAGCCAAATCCATCACTTCCCTTCTACCGCACAATACACCAATGGGTAACCCTCCTCCAACTATCTTGCCCAGAGTAAAAAGATCCGGATCAAGAGAAAAGAGATCTTGTGCTCCTTTTAATGACAATCTGAAACCAGTTACTATTTCATCCAAAATGAACAAGGCATTTAACTTCCTGGCTGCTTCCTGCAGTCCATGCAAGTAATCGACATCAGGCGGTATGCATCCAGCGCCTCCAAGCAATGGCTCAACTATTATGCATGCTAGATCATCTTTTACACCATCAAGGATCTTTGATGATCTTTCAATATCATTGAAGGGCAAAGATACTATATGCTTCATCTCCTCTTCCAGCAGCCCCTTCCCCTCATCTTCATCGAAGGGAAAGTTAACAGACTTTAGCAATGATGTATTGAACCCATGCCATCCCCCCTCTATCTTTGCAACTATCCTTTTACAGGTATATGCCCTTGCGAGTCTAACGGCATGCATGGTAGCCTCGGAACCGGTACTAGCAAACCTCATGAGCTCCGCTCTTGGCATTACTTTGCTTATAGCATCTGCAAGCCTAATGCTTAATTCATTTGCAGTACCAAAGATCGTCCCTTCTGGAATCTTTTGCCTTAACGCTTCAACAACTACTG
This genomic stretch from Nitrososphaerales archaeon harbors:
- a CDS encoding aminotransferase class III-fold pyridoxal phosphate-dependent enzyme, coding for MLDHYIKMYESKTSRSKALFDRARKRFAGGVSHNIRFFQPYPFFTQRSYGKYLCDVDNNQYTDYWMGHWSLILAHSHPVVVEALRQKIPEGTIFGTANELSIRLADAISKVMPRAELMRFASTGSEATMHAVRLARAYTCKRIVAKIEGGWHGFNTSLLKSVNFPFDEDEGKGLLEEEMKHIVSLPFNDIERSSKILDGVKDDLACIIVEPLLGGAGCIPPDVDYLHGLQEAARKLNALFILDEIVTGFRLSLKGAQDLFSLDPDLFTLGKIVGGGLPIGVLCGRREVMDLADPKRYKKERCSIGGGTFSANPLSMAAGLATLLHLIDKDSIYEKLSRLGRMARDGIDKVMNENSVEVKTTGMGSLFLTHFLNEKVSDVKNASDAANCNRELQKAYHLALMAKHNIFFLPHKMGAISVEHDEEDVRKLIDASGELAKEIKSL